In Chryseobacterium gotjawalense, the following are encoded in one genomic region:
- a CDS encoding RrF2 family transcriptional regulator, producing MFSKACEYAIKATIYIAQQSHLERRANVKEVAKAVNAPEAFTAKILQQLCRENILESIRGKQGGFIFPVDRQKQIKIFDVVQLIDGDGIFTNCGLGLHTCSSENPCPVHDDFKEVRNGLVAMVQKYSFYDLAIKTETGLVWLK from the coding sequence ATGTTTTCAAAAGCCTGTGAATATGCGATCAAAGCAACGATTTATATTGCGCAACAAAGCCATCTGGAGCGGCGTGCCAATGTAAAAGAAGTTGCCAAGGCAGTAAATGCGCCCGAAGCTTTTACAGCAAAAATTCTGCAGCAGCTTTGCCGTGAAAACATTCTGGAATCCATTCGCGGGAAACAGGGTGGTTTTATTTTTCCGGTCGACAGGCAAAAACAAATTAAAATTTTTGATGTCGTTCAATTAATCGATGGCGACGGAATTTTTACCAACTGCGGACTGGGACTGCATACGTGTTCCTCAGAAAATCCCTGTCCCGTGCACGACGATTTCAAAGAAGTACGGAATGGTCTGGTGGCCATGGTACAGAAATATTCCTTTTACGATTTGGCGATAAAAACCGAAACCGGTCTGGTTTGGCTAAAATAA
- the ric gene encoding iron-sulfur cluster repair di-iron protein, which translates to MLTKEKTIGELVAEDFRAAQIFRKYKIDFCCKGNRTVEEACENKKYRAEDIYDELSNVANLKSGDIDFNSWPLDLLADYVEKTHHRYVEENSTVLIQYLNKLCKVHGDRHPELFEIAKLFTESAHELAAHMKKEELILFPFIKKMVSAKQKGEALASPNFGTVESPVAMMKHEHTIEGERFVKIADLTNNYQFPADACGTYQVTYKMLEDFEKDLHTHIHLENNILFPKAIALEKTF; encoded by the coding sequence ATGTTAACGAAAGAAAAAACCATCGGTGAATTAGTCGCAGAAGATTTCAGAGCAGCACAGATATTCCGCAAATACAAAATTGATTTCTGCTGCAAAGGCAACCGAACCGTAGAAGAAGCATGCGAGAACAAGAAATACCGGGCAGAAGATATTTACGACGAATTGTCAAATGTTGCAAATCTAAAATCCGGCGATATCGATTTTAATTCGTGGCCACTGGATTTATTGGCGGATTATGTGGAGAAAACACATCACCGTTATGTAGAAGAAAACTCCACGGTGCTTATTCAATATTTGAATAAACTGTGCAAAGTTCACGGCGACAGACATCCGGAATTGTTTGAGATCGCAAAATTATTTACTGAAAGTGCGCACGAATTGGCAGCACACATGAAAAAAGAAGAATTAATTCTTTTCCCTTTCATTAAAAAAATGGTGAGTGCAAAACAAAAAGGCGAGGCTTTAGCAAGTCCCAATTTTGGAACCGTAGAAAGTCCAGTAGCGATGATGAAACATGAGCACACCATAGAAGGCGAGCGTTTCGTAAAAATTGCCGACTTAACCAATAATTATCAGTTCCCCGCAGATGCCTGCGGAACATATCAGGTCACTTATAAAATGCTTGAAGATTTTGAAAAAGATCTGCATACCCACATTCATTTAGAAAACAATATTCTTTTTCCAAAAGCAATCGCTTTAGAGAAAACATTCTAA
- a CDS encoding DUF488 domain-containing protein, which yields MEYRISLILKMKSPEQPTIYTIGHSTRSIEEFLELLLSFKIKVLADIRRLAGSRKYPQFNKDQLKKSLEENGIEYVYIENLGGRRKASPTSKNTRWINKSFQGYADYMETESFENGAHELQKSALRKPTVMMCSEAVWWRCHRSMVSDYLKAKGWEILHIMSVGKATEHPYTSPARVVGGKVFYSEKD from the coding sequence ATGGAATACAGAATCTCTTTAATTTTAAAAATGAAATCACCGGAACAACCAACTATTTATACCATTGGCCATTCCACCAGAAGTATTGAAGAATTTCTGGAACTGCTGCTTTCATTTAAAATTAAAGTTTTGGCGGATATCCGAAGATTAGCCGGTTCCAGGAAATATCCGCAGTTTAATAAGGATCAATTAAAAAAATCACTGGAAGAAAACGGGATCGAATATGTTTATATTGAAAATTTAGGCGGGCGGAGAAAAGCATCGCCAACTTCTAAAAACACCCGTTGGATTAATAAGTCTTTTCAGGGTTACGCCGATTATATGGAAACCGAATCTTTTGAAAATGGTGCTCATGAATTACAAAAATCAGCTTTACGAAAACCAACGGTAATGATGTGTTCAGAAGCGGTTTGGTGGCGCTGTCACCGTTCGATGGTTTCCGATTATCTGAAAGCGAAAGGTTGGGAAATTCTGCATATTATGTCGGTCGGGAAAGCGACGGAACATCCTTATACTTCTCCGGCAAGAGTTGTGGGCGGGAAGGTTTTTTATTCGGAAAAAGACTGA
- a CDS encoding Lrp/AsnC family transcriptional regulator: MNYQLDEIDKKILDFLVENTRMPFTEIAKQMDVSAGTIHVRVKKMEDAGIILGSSLNIDYSKLDYHFTAFIGILLTKSNRTQEVLKELATIPNVIEASVISGKYNIFCKVKAKNTEDAKRIIYQIDDIQDVMRTESMISMEEHISDKNRLIRAVSI; encoded by the coding sequence ATGAATTATCAACTCGACGAAATAGACAAGAAAATTCTGGACTTTTTAGTTGAAAATACCAGAATGCCCTTTACAGAAATCGCAAAACAAATGGATGTTTCTGCCGGGACCATTCACGTACGTGTAAAAAAAATGGAAGACGCAGGAATTATCTTAGGCTCTTCACTGAACATTGATTACTCGAAATTAGATTACCACTTCACCGCTTTTATCGGAATCCTTTTGACCAAGTCAAACAGAACGCAGGAAGTTTTAAAAGAACTGGCCACTATTCCAAATGTTATAGAAGCAAGTGTGATTTCTGGGAAATACAATATTTTCTGCAAAGTAAAAGCAAAAAATACGGAGGATGCCAAAAGAATTATATATCAAATTGACGACATCCAGGATGTGATGAGAACGGAAAGTATGATTTCTATGGAAGAACATATCTCCGATAAAAACAGATTGATCCGCGCTGTTTCGATTTAA
- a CDS encoding hypervirulence associated TUDOR domain-containing protein, producing the protein MKTKFKIGDKVSWNSEAGRVSGTVIKVHTGDFNYKGYTHHATEDDPQYEIKSSKTDHIAAHRGSALTKE; encoded by the coding sequence ATGAAAACAAAATTTAAAATCGGTGATAAAGTCAGTTGGAATTCTGAAGCTGGAAGAGTTTCGGGAACGGTTATTAAAGTTCATACAGGAGATTTCAATTATAAAGGTTACACTCATCACGCCACAGAAGATGATCCGCAATATGAAATCAAAAGCAGCAAAACCGATCATATCGCTGCGCACAGAGGTTCTGCTCTGACAAAAGAATAA